In the Streptomyces sp. BHT-5-2 genome, one interval contains:
- a CDS encoding isocitrate lyase/phosphoenolpyruvate mutase family protein — MTTTQAERVRLFRSLHNPARPLALANAWDVASARVIEAAGAPAIATTSAGVAWALGSPDGDALAREEALDLIARIAEAVAVPVTADIEGGYGQDATEVAATVVGVLEAGAVGVNIEDGTRPPAELRDRLSAARAALAKAGGELFLNARIDTYLFGLGDPANRLKDTLERARTYVEAGADGIFVPGVADAATIEALVADIPVPLNLMAGPGAPDVAALGGLGAARVSLGSGVAQAAYAAARRAAQELYGTGGYESLAEGIAFPELNALFAPR; from the coding sequence ATGACCACGACACAGGCGGAGCGGGTCCGACTCTTCCGCTCCCTCCACAACCCTGCCCGGCCGCTGGCGCTCGCCAATGCCTGGGATGTCGCCAGCGCCCGCGTCATCGAGGCCGCGGGCGCGCCCGCGATCGCCACCACCAGCGCCGGCGTCGCCTGGGCGCTCGGTTCCCCGGACGGTGACGCGCTCGCTCGCGAAGAGGCGCTGGACCTGATCGCCCGGATCGCCGAGGCCGTCGCCGTGCCGGTCACCGCAGACATCGAGGGCGGTTACGGGCAGGACGCGACCGAGGTCGCCGCGACCGTCGTCGGGGTGCTGGAGGCCGGCGCGGTCGGTGTCAACATCGAGGACGGCACCCGGCCCCCGGCCGAGCTGCGGGACCGGCTGTCGGCAGCACGCGCCGCGCTGGCGAAGGCGGGCGGGGAACTCTTCCTCAACGCCCGTATCGATACCTACCTGTTCGGCCTGGGCGATCCCGCCAACCGGCTGAAGGACACCCTGGAGCGGGCGCGCACCTACGTGGAGGCGGGCGCCGACGGCATCTTCGTCCCGGGCGTCGCCGACGCGGCCACCATCGAGGCCCTCGTGGCGGACATCCCCGTACCGCTGAACCTCATGGCCGGTCCCGGGGCGCCGGACGTCGCCGCGCTGGGCGGCCTCGGCGCGGCACGCGTCAGCCTCGGATCGGGCGTGGCCCAGGCCGCGTACGCCGCCGCCCGCCGCGCCGCACAGGAGCTGTACGGCACCGGCGGCTATGAGTCCCTCGCCGAGGGCATCGCCTTCCCGGAACTCAACGCGTTGTTCGCACCGCGCTGA
- a CDS encoding DUF4334 domain-containing protein — MDVEQARERIAEIRAAGGKVSIDELDALWGALPPVRTEEILGAWRGGAFVTGHRVESLLAAANWHGKRFHSPTDVQPLICRDADGTLFSDIEAGKGEAGLWMVEFRGESTASMVYDGQPVIDHFKRIDDTTLLGVMNGKDVLDDGRHFYFFLERE, encoded by the coding sequence ATGGACGTCGAGCAGGCCCGGGAACGCATCGCCGAGATCCGCGCGGCCGGTGGCAAGGTGTCCATCGACGAACTGGACGCGCTGTGGGGCGCGTTGCCGCCGGTCCGCACCGAGGAGATCCTCGGTGCCTGGCGCGGTGGCGCGTTCGTCACCGGCCACCGCGTCGAAAGCCTGCTGGCCGCGGCGAACTGGCACGGAAAACGCTTCCACTCTCCCACCGACGTGCAGCCGCTGATCTGCCGCGACGCCGACGGCACGCTGTTCTCCGACATCGAGGCCGGCAAGGGTGAAGCCGGCCTGTGGATGGTCGAGTTCCGCGGCGAGTCCACCGCCTCGATGGTCTACGACGGACAGCCCGTCATCGACCACTTCAAGCGGATCGACGACACCACCCTCCTGGGTGTCATGAACGGCAAGGACGTGCTCGACGACGGCCGGCACTTCTACTTCTTCCTCGAACGCGAGTAA